DNA from Chionomys nivalis chromosome 11, mChiNiv1.1, whole genome shotgun sequence:
CGGCGGGAACGGTCCTGCTGCCAGCATTGCATCATGAGCTGGTAGATGGCAGAAGGGCAGTCCATGGGTGTGGGCAGCCGGAAACCTTCGTTGATGGCTTTCATGACCTGGGGGACATGAGCATCATGGTGTCCTTAGCATCCCAGGCCTCCAGGCTAGGTGAGGCACCAGGTACATGGGATGTGCTTGCAtgcatataacacacatatacaaatgcacacatacacatgtatacatacagacacattcaTATACctacagacatatgcacacatgcatgtgcctacacacacatgcccacagacacacatgcgaATATACACAGTCAACACATATTTGCAAGTTACACAGAAATCCTTCCCTTCTTGCTGCCTTTGCATTCACTACAGAGGCCAGGTCCTCCCCCATGACAAGTATTTGTGGGGTCTCTAACTCGATGCACATCGATCCCAGACCTCTTCTGCCGAGGAGGGAGGGCAAGGTTTGGGAGTGAGGGAAATCTTGACAGTGGATCAGTACCTCGTGGTTTGACATCTCCCAATAAGGCCGCTCGCCGTAAGTCATCACCTCCCACATGACAATTCCGTAGCTCCACACATCACTGGCTGAGGTGAACTTGCGGTAGGAAATGGCCTCTGGGGCTGTCCATCGAATAGGGATCTTGCCGCCCTGTAGGAGACCAACCCCAGTTACCCCTGTCCCAGCCAGAATTCAGGGCCCCTTCTCTGTGGGCCTGGAGTCACCCTTCACACCTCACGTCCCCGATCCAGGGTAAAAGTCACCCTTAAGCCCCCCACCCACAGGTATGATGCCTCCTTCTCCTGACTTACACTAGTAGTGTAAGTGGCCTCGGGGTCATCCTCCAGCACGCGGGACAGGCCAAAATCAGACACCTTGCACACCAGGTTGCTGTTGACAAGAATGTTCCGGGCAGCCAGGTCCCGGTGCACGTAGTTCATGTTGGCCAGGTACTTCATGCCGGACGCAATGCCCCGCAGCATGCCTACCAGCTGCAGCACACTGAACTCTCCATCCTTCTCCTGCAGAGTACAGTCCCTTAGTGTCAAGCGGCCCCAGAAACCCCAGCTTCAACCCCCTGCCACCTCCCCAGATCGTGACCTTACCCGAAGGAACTTGTCCAGGGCTCCGTTCTCCATGTACTCAGTGATAATCATCATGGGCTTATCTGTAAAACACGGACACAGGTGTGAGTGAGGCCAGTAAGGAGGATGGGGGCCCAGCCCCTGACTGGTTTCCCTGACTGCCTACCCGGGGCCACCCTCGAGCACCTCCCCAGGTCTCACATTTAGAGACAACGCCCTCCAGACGGATGATGTTGTGATGGCTGAACTGGCCCATGATGCTGGCCTCGCTCAGGAAGTCCACACGCTGCTTCTCCGTGTAGCCGGCTTTCAGTGTCTTGATGGCCACCGGTATCTCTTTCTTCCCTGATGATGTCTTCAGCGTCCCCTTATACACTTCTCCAAACTCTCCTGCGGGCAGGCAAGGTGTGGAAGCGTCCTAAGTAAGCCTGTGCATCGGGCAGGCCCTTCTCTGGACCACCCATCACCTGACCTCTCCAGGCCACAGCCTCACCTGCTCCAATCACCTTCTGCCTTGCGACACAGGACGGGTGGATCTCGGTGGTAAACTTGAGTACAGCCTGGTTGGGGTCTTCATAAGTGTGAGGGTCCACATAGGTCTTCAGGGGCTTCAGTTGttctggaaggagaaagagacacgGGGTCATGGACAGCTTGAGGATCGGTTCCTGGAGGCGACGTTCTAGCGAAGGAGAGGCCACGTGACTAGGGGGACCGCAGGAAAATTTGGATGATAATGAGTGAAGCCTCTAGGTCCATCAGGAGCTGGGAAAGCTCCTGGGGCACAGGGGGAGGTGGGGGTTCCTGCATCTCACCTGACTTAGAAAAGTAGACATCCTCAGAAGACTGGCGGGCTcgcagcttcctcctcctggaaGAAACCCCCGGGGACCAGACACACATGGTCAATACAGCCCGTGCTAGCCAAAAGGACCTCACTGCCTAGCAACCCACTCAGCCTCTGTCTGGGGCAGAGGGTgaggggaaggcagaggaaagaacaTCACTCTCTGCAAGGACTACATAGCCATAACGAGGGCTTTCCTTATTTTAGCTAGCTAGCATGTCCTGCCCCATGTCCAGCGGAAGTTAAGAAGGAGCACAATGGCAATGGCCACTGTGACCCCCAAATTTCAGCTCATCCTCCTCCCATAGGCAGGGATCCCATAGGCTTGGATTAAATTAGATTAAATTGCCTTGGCCTACTTGGGGCCCTGCCTTTCTGCATCCAACCCAGGCCCGTGGAAAGCCCGGGAGTAGAGGAGACAAACCCAGGCTCTTGGGAAGCCCAGAGTAGAGGTGACAAACCCAGGCCCTTGGGAAGCCCAGAGTAGAGGAGACAAACCTGCGATGGATGAAAAGGCCAATTCCTGCCAGCGCTAGAAGCAAGACCAAGCCAACGGTCACACCGCCAATCATCGCCATGTTGGCTGATCCTTCCGTGGCTGTTGGGAAGAGACCAACTGATGAGAGAGATCGCATCCTAAACCCTCCAGACACACCCCACTGCACTCAAAGCTCCCCTTAAGGACCCGAGAAGCCTGGGCACCAACAGCATGCTGGGCACTCCTACCTTCAAGTtttctaaggattttttttttaaattcaaagacaaaatccctcctccccgccccccccccccccccccgcagtcaCAATTTTCCCTTCCTAGATTCTCCTACTCCACCCCAACTCCAcaccttttcttctctttaagaaacaaaggggctggggagatggctcagtgattaagagcactggatgctcatCCCGagggaccagggttcaattcccagcacctacaggcagctcacaactgtttgtaactatccaggggatccaacaccctcatgtAGACATGAATGCGGATAAAACACCAAtgcgcataaaataaaattaaagaaacaaagaaacaaaaagaagaaacacacaaacaccctataaaaacaaaaaaatgggaaccaaaatatacaagtaaaagaccagtaagacaaatagtgctgttttttttttttttttttttttttggttttgagacagggtttctctgtagctttggagcctggaactagctcttggtaggccaggctggcctcaggactcacagagatctgcctgcttctgcctcccgagtgctgggattacaggcgtgcaccaccaccacccggcgattgatttattttttattacgtgtgtgtgtgtgtggtggtatatgtgtacacatgagtgaagatgcctggcactggaattacaggtggctgAGAGCTGACATAAATGCTGGGAACTTGGGTTTGTGCAGGAGTACAAGGAGTATTCCATCTTAACTGAGACCCCACCAGACTGTCCTGGGAATATTAATTACTGTTCCACAGCCAGGCAGAGGAGAGGGGGTGTCCTAATGGCTCATGGAGGGCAAATTAATGACCCTAatctttatctgtttgttttttaattttgttttatgtatgtatttgcttaaatatttatttaatgtttgagGCAGAATtgctcatgtagcccaagctaggcCCATCATGTAACCGAGGATGACCTTAAACATCTGATCCTTCACAGGCATACACCAGGGgtttatacatgtgtgaaattgaACCCGAGGCCTTGggcatgctaggtaagtactctaccaattgagccatGCCGCAGCCTGGAGCTAGCGCTTCCTTATGTAGGGTTTGAACTCAGAACTATCAATGCCAGAGCCACAGCCTCCCTTGACCTCTTAACACTGCCCTGAACACACATCCCTGGTCCTACATCTGAGTTGTAGTCCTGCCCTTCCCCACATATGGCTAAGAGGAAGAGGCATTTCCAGACTCCCACACTTCCTCCCCAGAAATGTCCTACCCTGCTTCCCTCACTTACACAGTGTCTGGAACTCATGCACCTTGCTGCCGGCGCCCTGGCCCTCCTGCGTCAGTGCCTGCACCTGTACTAGGTAGGTAGTATCAGGAGCTAGGTCATCCAGGGTCACAGAGAAGCCTTCCGTGCGACGTACATTGTAGCTGTTGGCATCGCCCTGTGGGTGGAGGTGGGTAGAGGAGCAGACAGTGAAGATAGGGCAGAGTCTGGCAAGAGCCAAGGTCCCGGCCAGAAAGGTGGTTTCCTGTGCTATCCAACCAGACAAATACACAAACCAAGGTGCAGAAGTACAAAAAGGGACTATGTGACCCCAGGACTGGCCGAATCCCAAACAGCCTGCTCTAACTGGCTCTGAGAACCCAAACACTCTCTCTCCCCTACAATTCTCCCCTGTGCTGCCCTGGGAGGCCTCTCCAGATGGCCGTACACAGAGCATCTCCTTGGCCCGGCTGACCCTGTTACCTTCTTGCGGTAGGTGACTTCGTACTTCCACACGCGGCTCTGCTGTGGCACTGGGATGCTCCAGGTGACACTCAGGGAGGTGGTGCTGCGGTCCTCGAGCCTCACCTTGGGGGGCTCTGGGCAGAAGAGGGTGGGAGGGACgtgaggaggcaggaaggggtgAAGGGTGGAGAGTGCCAGCTGTCCCGTCCCAGTCCCCAGCACCCCGTGTTCAGATTCCAatggcgcacacacacacacacacacacacacacacacacacacacacacggggccaGGCGTTTACATGAGCGCTGAGGAGTCAAACCCTGATCCCAATGCCTACATAGCAATCGCTTTCCTGACTGAGCCCACCTTCCTGTTCCCGGATACAATATATGTTTAACAGCCTTCTACAtctttctgaaaagagaaataaatttccAGAGAAATAACTTGAAGTCCCGGGGCTAAGGAGCCCAGAGACTGGGGCAGGTatgtgtgcattcacatgtgggcacatgcacatgtgtgtgtgtgtgtgtgtgtgtgaacatgtgcatgtggaggtcaaaggtcgtcttcctccatccctttccGCCTTAGATTTTGAGGCAGAAGTCAGTTAGTGAACCCCGCCCTGGCTTTATCAGCTGGgatttccctgtctctgtctttgtgggTGCAAGGGATCCATGCCCCTATGAGGTGCAGTCCTCATGTCTATGCAGCAAGCACTATGCTCTGAACCACCTCCCCTGTTCTTCCTTTGCCTGACatgggccttgaactcctaaccttcctgcctccaccttcagaACACGTCTTGGGATTATAgtatgccatcatgcctggcaggAATCTTACTATATATCTCTAGCTATCCTGGCACCCAatgcatagaccaggctagcctcaaactcctagagatcgctcacctgcctgtctcctaagtgctggtatgaaaggtgtgccaccacacccaggaagGGTACCTGTTTTCAAGACTCACCCAGGCAGGTccgtcccccccctcccccgcatgTCATGGCCCATTACTGTCCCTCTGCTCACCTGTCTGGTTAATGCTGACGCTGGCTGTGCGGAAGCTTCGACTAGTCACCAGGCCTGAGACGCCATTGCGGGCCTCAACGGCGAAGGTGTAGTTCATGTGTGGCTCGAGGTCGCTGACTGTCACGCTTGTGCGGGTCAGGGCGTGAGGAGGTTCTGAATAGCGCACGCTGGCCTCGCAGGGCCCGCACTCGCCAGACTCCGGCCAGCACTGCTCGCAGGTGACGCTGTAGACAATGTCCTTGCGGCCCCCGGTGTCCTGGGGGGGTGTCCAACGCAGTTCTACTTTGGCACCCATGCCGATGGCCGTGAGGTAGTGTGGGGCAGACGGGGGACCTGTCAAAAGACTGGAGGTCAAAGGGGCTGTCACTTCACTCAGTCACCCCTTCCCGGATCTCCACAAGACTCACGTGTGCAGGGCATGGACAGTGGGTCCTCAGGTGCCCTGAAATAGCCTTCTTCACACTGGCAGGAGGTGGCACCCTCGGCTGACGGCAAGGTATGCTCTGGACACTCCAGGCAAGGGCTCTCGGAGGCCTCAGACTTGAAGAATCCTGGGGAGCAGGCTGAGAGGGACAAGGACAGACATGAGGTCAGTTCTGTCTATCCTTCCCCAGCCGTGTTCTCATTGATATCACACCCATGGCCAGTGCCTGCTGGGCACAAAAATAACCTGTCCCAAGTGCCCCAAACCCTGGGACGTGTGATGCCAGCTGCCTCTTGCAGGAACTGTCACACCTCAAAGCCTAGCACTCGAGGACCACAGCTTCTCCTCCAGTCTGAGCAGGTTCTCCAACCTGACTCGTGCAGACTGGATCAGCAGGATCTCTACGGTGCACCACAGATGTGAACTGACCGGGGTGGAGATTGTGGCTGTGAACCTCCACCCTGACTAACCAGCTGGCCTTCC
Protein-coding regions in this window:
- the Epha2 gene encoding ephrin type-A receptor 2, giving the protein MELRATGFCLALLWGCALAAAATQGKEVVLLDFAAMKGELGWLTHPYGKGWDLMQNIMDDMPIYMYSVCNVVSGDQDNWLRTNWVYREEAERIFIELKFTVRDCNSFPGGASSCKETFNLYYAESDVDYGTNFQKRQFTKIDTIAPDEITVSSDFEARNVKLNVEERIVGPLTRKGFYLAFQDIGACVALLSVRVYYKKCPEILQSLARFPETIAVAVSETHPLATVAGTCVDHAVVPYGGEEPLMHCTVNGEWLVPIGQCLCQAGYEKVADACQACSPGFFKSEASESPCLECPEHTLPSAEGATSCQCEEGYFRAPEDPLSMPCTRPPSAPHYLTAIGMGAKVELRWTPPQDTGGRKDIVYSVTCEQCWPESGECGPCEASVRYSEPPHALTRTSVTVSDLEPHMNYTFAVEARNGVSGLVTSRSFRTASVSINQTEPPKVRLEDRSTTSLSVTWSIPVPQQSRVWKYEVTYRKKGDANSYNVRRTEGFSVTLDDLAPDTTYLVQVQALTQEGQGAGSKVHEFQTLSTEGSANMAMIGGVTVGLVLLLALAGIGLFIHRRRRKLRARQSSEDVYFSKSEQLKPLKTYVDPHTYEDPNQAVLKFTTEIHPSCVARQKVIGAGEFGEVYKGTLKTSSGKKEIPVAIKTLKAGYTEKQRVDFLSEASIMGQFSHHNIIRLEGVVSKYKPMMIITEYMENGALDKFLREKDGEFSVLQLVGMLRGIASGMKYLANMNYVHRDLAARNILVNSNLVCKVSDFGLSRVLEDDPEATYTTSGGKIPIRWTAPEAISYRKFTSASDVWSYGIVMWEVMTYGERPYWEMSNHEVMKAINEGFRLPTPMDCPSAIYQLMMQCWQQDRSRRPKFADIVSILDKLIRAPDSLKTLADFDPRVSIRLPSTSGSEGVPFRTVSEWLESIKMQQYTEHFMVAGYTAIEKVVQMSNDDIKRIGVRLPGHQKRIAYSLLTLKDQVNTVGIPI